The Desulfovibrio subterraneus genome has a segment encoding these proteins:
- a CDS encoding D-alanyl-D-alanine carboxypeptidase family protein, producing the protein MTRASLLRKASPMANPSHHAVAGKVLAIVLALAFLLGGFATPLLPTDHAEAASTASARKTADSGTASSKLTEKKAAKKKTTKKSAKKKKRSKKTDTAVRKTSKTQKSAKKSGTAKRTAKAAAVATGTAVTAGAMGAALPIAAEDDARFCIINSAAAPRNPATLESLHSAEEGPTGSPDSPDSPDTPLTTDESDAHAAVDALAALVTGQMPDLGTDQGTDQESDQESVQPSVQAPDRRNSKSGSSSGKHADTQTAAYTPRPALQERMDKDLAPPKLPRDIKPPKRPHLNVKAAYLINMSTGQVYYEQNADKQIPPASITKLLTLYIVREALEKGKLSPRKTIPVSPRAARTSGSRMRLRKGEEVTIDELIKGISVVSANDACVAVAEYMGKGDASRFVREMNARAKKMGMTKTVFKNPNGLPAKGQYSTARDIAKLSIHYLKAFPESLSIHSMTSYTYNGSTHRNANSLLGRYEGADGLKTGFVCASGFNISATAKRDGTRLLAVVLGAQTPIIRQVETTKLLDYGFKLVEIQKKTGKRLASIQP; encoded by the coding sequence TTGACGCGCGCAAGTTTGCTCCGTAAGGCATCGCCCATGGCGAATCCGTCACATCATGCTGTCGCAGGCAAAGTCCTCGCGATTGTCCTTGCCCTGGCTTTTTTGCTGGGGGGCTTTGCCACACCTCTGCTGCCGACAGATCATGCCGAAGCAGCCAGCACGGCAAGCGCCCGCAAAACCGCCGATTCCGGCACGGCTTCTTCCAAGCTGACAGAAAAGAAAGCGGCCAAAAAGAAAACCACCAAGAAATCTGCGAAAAAGAAAAAGCGGAGCAAGAAGACTGATACAGCGGTCCGCAAAACCTCCAAGACGCAGAAATCCGCCAAGAAATCCGGCACAGCCAAACGCACGGCCAAGGCTGCCGCAGTTGCAACCGGCACGGCTGTTACAGCCGGTGCAATGGGAGCTGCGCTGCCTATAGCTGCAGAGGACGATGCACGGTTCTGCATCATCAACAGCGCCGCTGCCCCCCGCAACCCTGCAACGCTGGAAAGCCTGCATTCGGCTGAAGAGGGTCCTACCGGCTCGCCAGATTCACCAGATTCACCAGATACGCCATTAACGACAGATGAATCCGATGCCCATGCGGCCGTGGATGCTCTTGCGGCTCTTGTGACCGGCCAAATGCCGGATCTGGGGACAGATCAGGGAACCGACCAGGAATCCGATCAGGAATCTGTTCAGCCATCAGTTCAGGCACCCGACCGAAGAAACAGCAAGTCCGGCAGCTCGTCCGGCAAACACGCCGACACACAAACAGCAGCCTACACCCCGCGCCCCGCCCTGCAGGAGCGCATGGATAAGGACCTTGCTCCGCCCAAGCTGCCCCGTGACATAAAGCCTCCCAAGCGCCCGCACCTGAACGTGAAGGCCGCCTACCTCATCAACATGAGCACTGGGCAGGTCTATTACGAACAGAATGCGGACAAGCAGATTCCGCCCGCATCCATCACCAAACTGCTGACGCTCTACATCGTCCGCGAAGCTCTGGAAAAGGGCAAACTCTCTCCCCGCAAGACCATTCCCGTCAGCCCCCGCGCTGCGCGCACTTCCGGCTCAAGAATGCGCCTGCGCAAGGGTGAGGAAGTGACCATAGACGAGCTCATCAAGGGTATAAGCGTGGTGTCGGCCAACGATGCCTGCGTTGCCGTGGCCGAATACATGGGCAAAGGCGATGCCTCGCGCTTTGTGCGGGAAATGAATGCCCGCGCCAAGAAAATGGGCATGACCAAAACCGTGTTCAAAAACCCCAACGGCCTGCCCGCCAAGGGGCAGTACTCCACCGCCCGCGACATCGCCAAACTTTCGATACATTACCTCAAGGCCTTCCCCGAATCCCTGTCCATTCACTCCATGACCTCGTACACCTACAACGGTTCCACCCACCGCAACGCCAACTCGCTGCTGGGCAGATACGAAGGTGCGGACGGCCTGAAAACAGGCTTCGTATGCGCTTCCGGTTTCAACATTTCCGCCACGGCCAAGCGCGACGGCACCCGCCTGCTGGCGGTTGTTCTGGGCGCGCAGACCCCCATCATACGGCAGGTGGAGACCACCAAACTGCTGGATTACGGATTCAAGCTTGTGGAGATTCAGAAAAAGACCGGCAAACGACTGGCATCAATCCAGCCCTGA
- the mutY gene encoding A/G-specific adenine glycosylase produces MLHTHDHSVFSATLLDWFDAHKRPLPWRTDYQPYHVWISEIMLQQTQMERGVDYFLRWTDRLPDIAAVAAASEDEVLKLWEGLGYYSRVRNLHKAARIIMERHGGVFPDDIASIRALPGIGDYTAGAIASIAFGQDVVCVDANVERVIARVCDMDSPVKQKENMAFIRATAESLLPSGKAREFNQAMMELGALVCSKKARCESCPVSRWCEALHLGIVQERPVPAPRKPITHLDVATGLLIRDGRIFIQKRPEHGVWAGFWEFPGGCVEEGEHPSETVVREFMEEMEFAVTPIDKITVINHGYTTYRVSLHCYFLKLDKGDGTPVLHAATEYRWVRFDELDNYTLPAGHRKLADALATDLRMAALLKA; encoded by the coding sequence ATGCTGCACACACATGACCATTCCGTCTTCTCGGCAACGCTTCTCGACTGGTTCGATGCTCACAAACGTCCGCTTCCGTGGCGCACGGATTACCAGCCCTATCACGTCTGGATATCGGAAATAATGCTCCAGCAAACTCAGATGGAACGCGGCGTGGACTACTTTCTGCGCTGGACAGACCGCCTGCCGGACATTGCCGCCGTCGCCGCAGCAAGCGAAGACGAAGTGCTCAAACTGTGGGAAGGGCTCGGCTACTACTCCCGCGTGCGCAATCTGCACAAGGCGGCGCGCATCATCATGGAACGGCACGGGGGTGTTTTTCCCGACGATATTGCCAGCATACGCGCACTGCCCGGCATAGGGGACTACACGGCAGGAGCCATTGCCTCCATAGCTTTCGGACAGGATGTGGTGTGTGTTGACGCCAATGTGGAACGCGTTATTGCGCGGGTCTGCGACATGGATTCTCCGGTGAAGCAGAAGGAGAACATGGCCTTCATCCGCGCAACAGCGGAATCACTGCTGCCCTCGGGCAAGGCGCGGGAATTCAATCAGGCCATGATGGAGTTGGGTGCGCTTGTCTGTTCCAAGAAAGCGCGGTGCGAATCATGCCCCGTCAGCCGCTGGTGCGAGGCACTGCATCTGGGCATTGTGCAGGAGCGCCCTGTCCCTGCGCCGCGCAAGCCCATAACCCATCTGGATGTAGCCACGGGCCTGCTCATACGCGATGGGCGCATCTTCATCCAGAAGCGTCCGGAACACGGCGTATGGGCCGGATTCTGGGAATTTCCCGGCGGGTGCGTGGAAGAGGGGGAACACCCCAGCGAAACGGTGGTGCGAGAATTCATGGAAGAAATGGAATTCGCCGTCACCCCCATAGACAAGATCACCGTCATCAACCACGGCTACACCACCTACCGTGTCTCGCTGCACTGCTATTTTCTCAAGCTCGACAAGGGCGACGGCACGCCGGTGCTGCACGCCGCAACAGAGTATCGCTGGGTGCGCTTTGACGAACTGGACAACTACACCCTGCCTGCCGGACACCGCAAACTGGCGGATGCGCTCGCAACGGACCTGCGGATGGCTGCCCTGCTCAAGGCCTGA
- a CDS encoding sulfite exporter TauE/SafE family protein codes for MLKTVLNLFTNLCLWVSAIVFASPVAAMASAAADAGVVPGADGKPWWFWPVVLLFFCFVLGIIAVLAGVGGGVLFVPLVSGFFPFHIDFVRGAGLMVALAGALAAGPGLLKRNLASLRLALPVALIASACAIAGAMLGLYLSSLDPRYIQTALGATIMGIAVLLLCSKNSEYPVVTKQDAIGLALGIEGIYKDQGTGKEFHWKTHRTLPGLLLFIVIGLMAGMFGLGAGWANIPVLNLLMGAPLKVSVATSKFLLSITDTSAAWIYLNQGCVIPLMAIPSIIGLMAGSFVGVRLLAIAKPTFIRYMVIGVLFFAGFKALDKGLGLGILG; via the coding sequence ATGCTGAAAACTGTTCTGAATCTCTTTACCAATCTCTGCCTCTGGGTGAGCGCGATTGTCTTCGCATCTCCTGTGGCAGCCATGGCGTCCGCTGCCGCTGATGCGGGCGTCGTGCCTGGTGCAGACGGCAAGCCGTGGTGGTTCTGGCCTGTTGTGCTGCTGTTCTTCTGTTTTGTCCTCGGCATCATTGCGGTGCTCGCGGGCGTTGGGGGCGGCGTTCTGTTCGTGCCGCTGGTTTCGGGCTTCTTCCCGTTCCATATTGACTTTGTTCGTGGTGCCGGCCTTATGGTCGCACTGGCGGGCGCTCTGGCAGCCGGTCCCGGCCTGCTCAAGCGTAACCTCGCCAGTCTGCGGCTAGCCTTGCCGGTGGCGCTTATCGCGTCTGCCTGCGCCATTGCAGGTGCCATGCTCGGTCTGTATCTGTCTTCGCTTGATCCGCGCTACATTCAGACCGCCCTGGGCGCTACCATCATGGGTATTGCCGTGCTGCTGCTCTGTTCCAAGAACTCCGAATACCCCGTCGTGACCAAGCAGGATGCTATCGGCCTCGCACTCGGTATCGAAGGCATCTACAAGGATCAGGGCACGGGCAAGGAATTCCACTGGAAGACGCACCGCACCCTTCCCGGCCTTCTGCTCTTCATCGTCATCGGTCTTATGGCCGGTATGTTCGGTCTGGGCGCAGGTTGGGCAAACATCCCCGTTCTGAACCTTCTCATGGGCGCTCCGCTGAAAGTGTCCGTGGCAACCTCCAAGTTCCTTCTGTCCATCACGGATACCTCCGCTGCATGGATTTATCTGAACCAGGGTTGCGTTATTCCGCTGATGGCTATTCCTTCCATCATCGGTCTGATGGCCGGTTCCTTCGTGGGTGTGCGTCTGCTTGCCATCGCAAAGCCGACCTTTATCCGCTACATGGTTATCGGCGTTCTCTTCTTTGCGGGTTTCAAGGCTCTGGACAAGGGTCTTGGCCTCGGAATTCTGGGCTAA
- a CDS encoding DUF1634 domain-containing protein: MSKEKACNVSTEATPEQMLYAKILEMGATTGLLLMIVSYLLYVFGVFEPHVPIETVVANWHLGIQDYLAATNSPQGWSWVALLGKGDFMNFFGLALLALLTIVCYAVLIPGYLRCKDKAYTFFVVAEILVLSLAASGLVGGGGH; encoded by the coding sequence ATGAGCAAAGAAAAAGCTTGCAACGTTTCCACCGAGGCCACTCCGGAACAGATGCTTTATGCGAAGATTCTGGAAATGGGTGCGACCACAGGCCTGTTGCTGATGATCGTTTCCTATCTGCTGTACGTGTTTGGCGTGTTCGAGCCCCACGTACCGATTGAAACCGTAGTTGCCAACTGGCATCTCGGTATTCAGGATTACCTTGCTGCCACCAATTCGCCTCAAGGCTGGAGCTGGGTGGCACTGCTGGGCAAGGGCGATTTCATGAACTTCTTCGGTCTCGCTCTGCTGGCACTGCTTACCATCGTTTGTTACGCAGTGCTTATTCCCGGCTACCTGCGCTGCAAGGATAAGGCTTACACCTTCTTTGTAGTTGCGGAAATTCTCGTTCTCTCCCTCGCTGCCTCCGGTCTGGTTGGCGGCGGCGGTCACTAG
- a CDS encoding histidine phosphatase family protein, which translates to MTHTEFGLIRHGLTPWNIEKRIQGQTNISLSDTGIAQATDWGSALAAQDWSRILCSDLNRAMQTATIINERLGSLPMSTDNRLREQHWGKWEGYKLVQLGETEQEEMERQKAAGWGFTPAGGESRLNVLHRTLNALRDCAERHPGERILVVTHLGCMKAVADHLTELRTGQPAQVKDPELTGSYHIHHIRCVQGDLSDIVLNVPL; encoded by the coding sequence ATGACACACACGGAATTCGGCCTCATACGCCACGGCCTGACCCCATGGAATATTGAAAAACGCATTCAGGGACAGACAAACATATCTCTTTCCGACACCGGCATCGCCCAGGCAACCGACTGGGGTAGCGCGCTGGCTGCGCAGGACTGGAGCCGTATACTGTGCAGCGACCTGAACCGCGCCATGCAGACTGCCACAATCATCAACGAGCGGCTCGGTTCCCTGCCCATGAGCACAGACAACCGCCTGCGTGAACAGCACTGGGGCAAGTGGGAAGGATACAAGCTGGTCCAGCTCGGCGAAACCGAACAGGAAGAGATGGAACGACAGAAGGCTGCCGGATGGGGCTTCACTCCCGCCGGAGGCGAAAGCCGCCTGAATGTATTGCACAGAACACTGAATGCCCTGCGCGACTGTGCCGAACGCCACCCGGGTGAACGTATTCTCGTGGTGACGCACCTCGGCTGCATGAAGGCTGTTGCAGACCACCTTACGGAATTGCGAACCGGCCAGCCCGCGCAGGTGAAAGATCCGGAACTCACAGGCTCGTACCACATTCATCATATACGATGCGTTCAGGGCGATCTTTCAGATATCGTACTCAACGTCCCGCTGTGA
- a CDS encoding C-GCAxxG-C-C family protein produces the protein MENSSSDRPSAGEVAAGYFSEQFHCAEAVAKSVLNAKGECAKSAVACATAFGGGYGRSFDEACGALSGGLIAIGQLHGRRAPGESWDYPASLGAMLREAFVEEFGTTHCRALRERFGDAQEAECRNLVRFTADTLEEMLETPVQSSAKVACGCR, from the coding sequence ATGGAAAACAGCAGTTCGGACAGGCCGTCGGCAGGCGAAGTGGCGGCAGGATATTTTTCGGAACAGTTCCATTGCGCTGAAGCCGTGGCCAAGTCGGTTCTGAATGCGAAAGGGGAATGTGCAAAGAGTGCTGTTGCCTGTGCAACGGCCTTTGGCGGCGGATACGGCAGAAGTTTTGATGAGGCCTGCGGTGCCTTGAGCGGAGGGCTTATAGCCATAGGGCAGCTGCATGGCAGACGCGCTCCCGGCGAAAGCTGGGATTATCCTGCATCGCTCGGAGCCATGTTGCGTGAGGCCTTTGTGGAAGAGTTCGGCACGACCCACTGCAGGGCATTGCGCGAGCGCTTTGGTGATGCGCAGGAGGCGGAGTGCCGCAATCTGGTGCGCTTCACGGCGGATACCCTTGAGGAGATGCTGGAAACGCCTGTGCAGAGTTCTGCAAAGGTGGCCTGCGGTTGCCGGTAG
- a CDS encoding transferase, with amino-acid sequence MKLFALLLDRIIDRVNVNLRGLGFDVRLYVRVMAEYRYGGCSFACYGLSTYHPIHLQFNNSSLSGSYFLGRCKVRHSVLMRSDIRGDELKKKGQLWQIGDVSIPLYHDEIITIRNSFLDTTLVHSNSHSPESPEEFHIRNTVAMPYANIHGAPSEGSFIGTFGTIDLTTVHNCVIGHFAYIQAGEVRHEKFEPGTIFLRSPGSWEFHYQYDLAVLDKYIRHEEGEAPEGVFIDFAEPYEDAFAGLFASARQGHYPAGAGSFVSRYAVKRGDTTIGANVLVAQRSYLENAVISKGSNAQEKCYVINSVLGPCCVAAHGAKIVGARLEEKVFVGFNSFLRGTEEAPLTVGKDCIIMPHTIIDLEEPLHIPANRLVWGHIRNEADLATQTVDLDEFASGSGDVQIGHMCFRGDTGDFVRGFRERIEHILQENGAYWDGHDKDKGHAQNMKYLTFNIIQPYADGEAEGLYPTIDIRPIS; translated from the coding sequence ATGAAACTTTTTGCTCTGTTGCTTGACCGTATAATTGACCGCGTTAACGTGAACTTGCGCGGCCTTGGTTTTGACGTGCGCCTCTACGTGCGCGTGATGGCGGAATACCGCTATGGCGGGTGTTCCTTTGCCTGCTACGGCCTGAGCACATACCACCCCATCCATCTGCAGTTCAATAACTCCAGCCTTTCGGGCAGCTATTTTCTCGGGCGCTGCAAGGTGCGGCATTCCGTGCTTATGCGAAGCGATATCCGGGGTGACGAGCTGAAAAAGAAAGGCCAGCTCTGGCAGATAGGCGATGTGAGCATTCCGCTGTATCACGATGAGATTATCACCATCCGGAACAGCTTTCTGGACACCACGCTTGTGCACAGCAACTCGCATTCGCCGGAATCGCCCGAAGAGTTCCATATCCGCAACACCGTGGCCATGCCCTATGCGAACATCCACGGTGCTCCTTCCGAGGGGAGTTTTATCGGCACCTTCGGCACCATTGACCTGACCACCGTACACAACTGTGTGATCGGCCATTTTGCCTACATTCAGGCTGGCGAGGTGCGGCATGAAAAGTTTGAGCCCGGAACCATCTTTCTGCGTTCTCCGGGCAGCTGGGAGTTCCACTACCAATACGACCTTGCCGTGCTGGACAAATACATCCGGCATGAGGAAGGCGAGGCACCTGAAGGGGTGTTCATAGATTTTGCCGAACCGTACGAAGACGCCTTTGCGGGGTTGTTCGCCTCTGCCCGTCAGGGGCATTATCCCGCCGGAGCCGGTTCATTCGTTTCCCGCTATGCCGTGAAGCGCGGCGACACGACCATTGGCGCGAACGTGCTTGTGGCCCAGCGTTCCTATCTGGAAAACGCCGTCATCAGCAAAGGCTCCAATGCGCAGGAAAAGTGCTATGTCATCAATTCCGTGCTCGGTCCCTGCTGCGTTGCGGCGCATGGTGCAAAGATTGTGGGTGCACGGCTTGAAGAAAAGGTCTTTGTCGGCTTCAACAGCTTCCTGCGTGGAACCGAAGAGGCACCGCTGACGGTGGGCAAAGACTGCATTATCATGCCGCATACCATCATCGATCTTGAGGAGCCGCTGCATATTCCCGCAAACCGGCTAGTGTGGGGGCATATCCGAAACGAAGCGGACCTTGCCACGCAGACCGTGGACCTTGACGAGTTTGCTTCCGGCAGCGGCGACGTGCAGATAGGCCATATGTGCTTCCGCGGAGATACGGGCGATTTCGTACGCGGATTCCGTGAGCGTATAGAGCATATTCTGCAGGAAAACGGCGCTTACTGGGACGGGCATGACAAGGATAAGGGCCATGCCCAGAACATGAAGTACCTGACCTTCAACATCATCCAGCCCTATGCGGATGGTGAAGCCGAAGGGTTGTACCCGACCATCGATATCCGGCCCATTAGCTAG